One part of the Vicia villosa cultivar HV-30 ecotype Madison, WI linkage group LG6, Vvil1.0, whole genome shotgun sequence genome encodes these proteins:
- the LOC131612181 gene encoding WRKY transcription factor SUSIBA2-like gives MNLNVTTSQKQDKNENIMNKSNSENKNGCDGIVVSDPNGETVFGFSRKKSLAERRGFNKTAPNINTNPLVSLPVRSPQFTIPPGISPTALLESPVMLPNSQAMPSPTTGSFPMLQPPMLTSITKDEGNMDISTSSHIAASSKFNSQADFTSNSLNQGSNNYQMMNGGHKVDQIFVQDQPPMDFSFSEDFSNDFFMKNSGFPLYSDLKVADMMVDNIDVPISHSEEVSDESNFLENSVPVDDIGRQHVLEVEQKETCYATGAKNSDDGYNWRKYGQKQVKGSEFPRSYYKCTQTSCQVKKKVERSHDGQITEIIYKGNHNHAKPHSNRRGSMPLNDEILEAAEANETCDRVETDSVWRNNQSRERDANHDSERKLVSQERASPPSFTTELSDPAKRARSLGVFESDEAQENSSAHVNRDGNIDESTQIVLPNEDAAEDESESKRRKKESYPTEPMMPARAIREPRVVVQIESEIDILDDGYRWRKYGQKVVKGNPNPRSYYKCTSAGCGVRKHVERASHNLKFVITTYEGKHNHEVPAAKNSHHISSNDFGSHSSGANGLHGNAGILKSETHQPLASHFDRKPDLSDEFMRSSLMGSFANDMKFGPSSISQMKYSSLDNIVPYGCTYGTNLERGVAPQVGHIPPMLPEYPMPLPLNLPSSGNFSLDGMNFNYAKPVNCVQSYLSNQQMQDFDTRFLRPKEELNDDSLYTSCPTSFDHASSSLNPPSTSPQSIYQSVMQNFPS, from the exons ATGAATTTGAATGTAACTACATCACAAAAACAAGACAAAAACGAAAATATCATGAACAAAAGTAACAGCGAAAACAAAAATGGCTGTGATGGAATAGTTGTATCAGATCCGAATGGAGAAACTGTTTTTGGGTTTTCACGGAAAAAAAGCCTAGCTGAGAGAAGGGGTTTCAATAAAACTGCACCAAATATCAACACAAACCCTTTGGTTTCTCTTCCAGTTCGATCACCGCAATTCACAATACCACCGGGAATTAGTCCAACCGCATTGCTTGAGTCCCCCGTCATGCTTCCTAATTCTCAG GCCATGCCATCTCCCACCACGGGGAGTTTTCCCATGCTTCAACCTCCAATGCTCACTTCCATTACAAAAGATGAAGGAAACATGGATATTTCTACTTCCTCTCATATTGCTGCCTCTTCAAAATTCAACTCTCAAGCCGATTTTACTTCTAATTCTCTAAATCAG GGTTCTAATaattatcaaatgatgaatggaGGGCATAAAGTCGATCAAATATTTGTTCAAGATCAACCACCAATGGATTTTTCATTCTCAGAAgatttttcaaatgatttttttatgaaaaatagtggATTCCCTTTATACAGTGATTTGAAAGTGGCAGATATGATGGTTGATAATATTGATGTTCCAATCTCTCATTCTGAAGAAGTTAGTGATGAAAGTAATTTTCTTGAAAACTCGGTCCCCGTCGATGATATCGGTCGACAACATGTTTTAGAAGTAGAACAAAAAGAAACGTGTTATGCGACTGGAGCAAAGAACTCCGACGATGGTTATAATTGGAGAAAATATGGACAAAAACAAGTAAAAGGAAGTGAGTTTCCAAGAAGCTACTATAAATGTACTCAAACGAGTTGTCAGGTGAAGAAAAAAGTTGAAAGATCACATGATGGCCAGATAACTGAGATTATTTACAAGGGTAATCACAACCATGCGAAACCACATTCGAATCGTCGTGGATCAATGCCTTTGAATGATGAGATTTTAGAAGCTGCTGAAGCCAATGAAACATGTGATAGAGTTGAGACTGATTCAGTATGGAGAAATAATCAGTCGCGAGAAAGAGATGCAAACCATGATTCTGAGAGGAAGCTTGTTAGTCAAGAAAGGGCATCCCCGCCTTCTTTTACAACCGAGCTTTCAGATCCTGCGAAGAGAGCTAGATCATTAGGTGTATTTGAATCGGATGAAGCTCAAGAGAATTCTTCTGCGCATGTTAATCGTGATGGTAATATAGATGAATCCACTCAAATAGTTTTACCAAATGAAGACGCTGCTGAAGATGAATCTGAATCAAAAAGAAG GAAAAAAGAAAGCTATCCGACTGAACCAATGATGCCTGCGAGGGCTATTCGTGAGCCGCGAGTGGTAGTCCAAATCGAGAGTGAAATTGACATACTTGATGATGGTTATCGTTGGCGAAAGTATGGCCAAAAGGTTGTCAAAGGGAATCCAAACCCAAG GAGCTACTACAAATGCACAAGTGCTGGATGTGGTGTAAGGAAACATGTGGAAAGAGCTTCACATAATCTAAAATTTGTTATTACTACTTATGAGGGAAAACATAACCATGAGGTTCCCGCTGCTAAGAATAGCCATCATATAAGCTCAAATGATTTTGGTTCACATTCAAGTGGTGCTAATGGGTTACATGGGAATGCTGGTATCCTAAAGTCTGAAACACATCAACCTCTTGCATCTCATTTTGATAGAAAACCCGATCTTAGCGATGAGTTTATGCGGTCAAGTTTGATGGGAAGTTTCGCGAATGATATGAAGTTTGGACCTTCCTCCATATCCCAAATGAAGTATTCTTCCTTGGATAATATTGTACCATATGGATGCACCTATGGAACGAATCTCGAACGTGGTGTTGCGCCTCAAGTCGGACATATTCCCCCAATGTTACCGGAATATCCAATGCCATTACCATTGAATCTTCCTTCATCTGGAAATTTTTCTCTAGATGGAATGAATttcaactatgcaaaaccagtGAATTGTGTTCAGTCTTACCTTTCAAATCAGCAGATGCAGGACTTTGATACAAGATTTCTAAGGCCTAAAGAGGAGTTGAATGACGATTCTTTGTATACTTCATGTCCAACCTCTTTTGATCATGCAAGTTCCTCACTGAATCCACCATCAACATCACCACAATCCATTTATCAAAGTGTCATGCAGAATTTCCCTTCATAA